GTCATCGACCTGGCCGCCCACGAGCTCGCGCGAGCCCGCCGCGCGTGCCAGCCGCGCGACCACCGCGCTCGGCGCGCCTGCGTCCGCCAGCGCCTCGAAGGCCAGCGCGAGCAGCGCGTCTCCGACCAGGATCGCGTTCGCCTCGCCGAACTTCACGTGCACGGTGGGCCGGCCGCGGCGCAGGTCGTCGTCGTCCATGGCCGGCAGGTCGTCGTGCACGAGCGAGTAGGTGTGCACGAGCTCCACCGCTGCGGCGAGCGGGGCTGCGCGCTCGGGCGCGAGCCCGCAGGCGTGTGCTGCCGCGAACACCAGCGCGGGCCGCAGGCGCTTCCCGCCCGAGTAGACCGCGTAGCGCATGGCCTCGTGCAGCGGCTCGGGTGACTCGCTGGCGCGCGGGAGTGTCTGGTCGAGCTGCGCATCGACGCGCGCGCACGACTGGTCGAGAAAGCGCTCGAGATCGACGTCCGCGCTCACGAGGCGTCCTCGGCGAACGGGCGCTCCACCGGGCCCTTGGCGGTCTCCTCGAGCCGGCGGATGCGCAGCTCGGCGGCTTCCAGGCTGCTCGAGCAGCGGCGGGCGAGCGACACGCCCTCTTCGAACGCTGCCAGCGCCTGCTCGAGCTCCAGCTCCCCGCTCTCGAGCCGCGCCACGACGGCCTCGAGCGAGGCGAGACACGCTTCGAACCGCGGCTCCGACTCCTGCGGGTCCTGCCCTGCCGCCATGTCCTCCCCTCAGAGCTCCGGCTCGCTCTCGGACTCGCGCACCGTAGCGCGAATTCGCCCGCGCGCGAGCCGCAGCAGGATAGCGTCTCCGGGAGAGACCTCGGCGGGCGCGCGCAGGAGCCGCCCGTCGGCCTCGCGAAACGCAAGTGTGTAGCCGCGGCCGAGCACGGCCAGCGGCGAAAGCGCGTCGAGCCGGCCCGCGAGGCCCGCCAGGCGCGCGGCGCCGCGTTCGTGCGCCCGCTGCACGCCCGTGCCCAGCCGCAGCGTCAGGTCGCCGAGCTTGCGGCGCGCTTCGCGCAGGCGCTGCGCGGGGTGCACGAGCCCGCGGCGCAGTGACTCCAGGCGATGGCCGAGCTCGCGCAAGCGCGCGCGCAGCCGGCTCTTCATGCGCAGCTCGAGCGCAGCCACGCGCTGCAGGAGCGCGTTCGAGTCCGGTGCGACCAGCTCCGCGGCCGCGGTCGGCGTGGCCGCGCGCGCGTCGGCCACGAAGTCGCACAGCGTCCAGTCGACCTCGTGACCCACGGCCGAGACCACCGGTGTCTCGAGCGCGAAGATCGCGCGCACCAGCTCCTCGCGGTTGAAGTTCCACAGATCCTCGAGTGACCCGCCGCCGCGCGCCAGCACGATCACCTCGACGCCCGGCCGCTCCGCGACCAGATGCAGCCCGCGCACCAGCTCGCGCCACGCGCCCTCGCCCTGCACGCGCGCGTCGTAGACCAGCACCTCGGGCGTGCGGCAGCGCCGGCGCAGCGCGCGCAGGAAGTCGTGGATCGCCGCGCCCTGCGCGCTCGTGACCAGCCCGATGCGCCGCGGCAGGAAGGGCAGCGCGCGCTTGTGCTCGGGCGCGAACAGCCCCTCGGCCGCGAGCTCCGCGCGCAGTCTCTCGAAGGCGAGCCGCAGCGCGCCCTCGCCGCGCGGCGCGAGCTCCGAGACCACGAGCTGCAGCGCCCCGCGCTCCCAGTACACGTCGAGCACGCCGCGCACGCGCACGACCATGCCCTCCTGCGGCTCGATCGCGAGCTCCTCCTGCGCGCCGCGGAACATGACCGCGCGCAACAGCGCGCGCTCGTCCTTGAGGTCGAAATACAGGTGACCCGCGCGCGAGCGGTAGAGCGAGGCGATCTCGCCCTCGACCACCACGACGCCGACCTCGTGGCGCAGCGTGCCGCGCACGAGCTCGACCAGCTCGCCGACCTGCAGCACCGGGACGGGCTCGGCCTCGCGCGTGACTGGCGGCATGGCCCGACGGTAGCTCACTGCGGCGGCTGCGGGATCTCGCGGTAGACCAGCCAGGTCCAGCCCGAGAGACCCGCATACGGGAAGATCCGGACCAGCGCGTACACGTGGCCCAGCACCTCGATGTAGTCCTTGCGCGGGGGCTCGAGGCGGAAGTCGTGCAAGACCAGCCACTGGGGCGGGTGCTCGCCGACCTGCCGGGTCTCCACGTAGCGGATCCGGTCGCGCACGCCCAGCCGGCGCGTCTGGTCCTCGAGCACGGTGCGGTTCCGGAAGTCGTGGAAGCTGCCCACGGTGATGGGCCCCGGAGGACTGCTCGCGAGGATCAGCTCCACCGCCTCGCGGTAGTGACCCCGCCCGTCCTTCAGGAGCGCCGCGAGCTGCAGCGCGTTCCCGGCGGCGAACACGGCCAGCGCCAGCGTGGCCGCCGCGAGCCCGGCGCGGCCCAGGCCGGCGATCCGCGCCCACCCCGAGCCGGCCACGTACAGGAAGAGCGGCACCAGCACCGCGAAGTGCCGCGGGTACACGTACTCGGGCCGGAGCACCAGCAGGTAGGGAATCGGCGCCAGGAACGCGCCGGCGAAGAACACCGCGCGCAGGTCGCGGGCTCGCGCGAGCGCCCACAGCTCGTAGCCCGCGGCCGCCACGAAGCCGAGCCCGAGCCAGCGCAGCGCCCCTTCCGGGAGACCCAGCGTGGCGCCGGCCAGGTCGGGCAGCACCGCCAGCGGGTCGTAGTGCGGCGCGCCGCCGACTGCCAGCCAGCGCACGTCGACCAGCCACAGGAAGCCCAGGAACGCGACCGGCAGCGCGAGCAGCGCGAGGTCGAGCGCGCTCGCTCGCCGGCTGCGCCAGGCGTCGGCCGCCACCCAGGCCGCCGCGCCCGCCAGCACGAACACGAACGTGAGGTGGGACAAGAGCCCGAGCAGCGCGCTGGCCGCGAAGCCGCCCGCCCAGCGCCGCTCGCGCGTGGCCAGATGGCGCTCGAGCGCGAGATACGCGGCGAGCGCGCAGAACAACGCCGGGCCGTAGCCGCGCGCCTCGGA
This sequence is a window from Myxococcota bacterium. Protein-coding genes within it:
- a CDS encoding polyprenyl synthetase family protein → MSADVDLERFLDQSCARVDAQLDQTLPRASESPEPLHEAMRYAVYSGGKRLRPALVFAAAHACGLAPERAAPLAAAVELVHTYSLVHDDLPAMDDDDLRRGRPTVHVKFGEANAILVGDALLALAFEALADAGAPSAVVARLARAAGSRELVGGQVDDLAFDPERANAALVASIHERKTAALFRFCVWSPGVAAGRPARELESLDAFGLAYGQAFQLVDDLLDGGRDECSILLVTDESGARERVRDAVGRALALADSFGAGGAYLRGLAAAAAGRLR
- a CDS encoding exodeoxyribonuclease VII small subunit, with the protein product MAAGQDPQESEPRFEACLASLEAVVARLESGELELEQALAAFEEGVSLARRCSSSLEAAELRIRRLEETAKGPVERPFAEDAS
- the xseA gene encoding exodeoxyribonuclease VII large subunit, with the translated sequence MPPVTREAEPVPVLQVGELVELVRGTLRHEVGVVVVEGEIASLYRSRAGHLYFDLKDERALLRAVMFRGAQEELAIEPQEGMVVRVRGVLDVYWERGALQLVVSELAPRGEGALRLAFERLRAELAAEGLFAPEHKRALPFLPRRIGLVTSAQGAAIHDFLRALRRRCRTPEVLVYDARVQGEGAWRELVRGLHLVAERPGVEVIVLARGGGSLEDLWNFNREELVRAIFALETPVVSAVGHEVDWTLCDFVADARAATPTAAAELVAPDSNALLQRVAALELRMKSRLRARLRELGHRLESLRRGLVHPAQRLREARRKLGDLTLRLGTGVQRAHERGAARLAGLAGRLDALSPLAVLGRGYTLAFREADGRLLRAPAEVSPGDAILLRLARGRIRATVRESESEPEL